tgactaATGATGAGAGGATATGGATTTTAAACAGAATAGCATTAAATTACACTGAAAGCATGCAGCTACTACATGTGTTTTTGAGACTGGCACTGATAACATACCCACAGAACATGTCTGCATCTGTTTAAAATGTCAAGTTAATTTTAATGAAGAAACAACCTCCAGGAAGACCGGAATTCtgcaaaaaatatttaaaaacaaacactatTGCTTATCTAACCCCAATCCCTCCCCTTTGTAATATACAACTAGTGgcccaaaaaatattttttaatatctGGGACTATCCTATACAAGTTGATTTGGAGCTTGAAAAACTTTGCCAAAGTTACTTCCAGATAAGTACAGGCTTGGGTTGCAAGCTATAGAGCACAACAGAATTTCAGGGGCAACCAGACCGGCTTAGATTAGGATATGCACAATATGACCTCCTTTCCAAATATTCTACCTCTCTGCTGGACAACAAGAATGATGTATTGTGTTTTTGCAAGCATACTAAATCATACACAGAGAaactgtgtatatatatatatacacacacacaagagccTCAAGAATGAGTACAAAACAAGCCAATTCAGGGAGAGAAAGCTAAAGACAATGCAGATATAAAGAAAACATCTGTAGAACATTTGTAGGGTCAAGGCAATATTATTGCTGTAACACCATATAACATGCAAGCATTAACAGAGCTAATCTTAAGACAAAAGTGTTTGAGCAAACAAGAAAAAGGCATCCTTCCTAAACAAAACAAGTCTACAAAACGTGTCCACTCCTCACCTTGTCATATATTACTTTCACTATGAGTGAACAACTAGGACAGGTGGCCACATCCTCACCATTCTCCAGATCTTCCTGAAATGATACAAAAATCATTATCAGCCTGATGGACCAAGTGAAACCCAGACTACCTGTGCATATTGTGAGGGCATAAGAGGGCAACTAGGGTAAAACACTGTTCTCTTTCATTCTTGATGGAGCAGAGTGCTTTGTGGTCCGTGATGGAGTGTCAGTACATTTTAACTCTTCATCAAATGTTGGATGCAAAACTTAAGAGCACAAGAGTACAGAAGCAAAGCAAGGAAGGAATAAAGCAGGAAAACCCCTGTTTTGTAGAGgaaacaaccaacaagttgggGTACCCCCAGATTGAAAGGTCCTCCTTAAAGACCAGCTGTGCTGGTGAGGGGCAGTCCTAGATCAGACACTCTGCAGGAGCCCTTACTGCCTCTACCTCACATTGTCAGTAGAGAATCACAGCAATTCTGTCACTGTCATATACAGTCTGCTGCTATATTTGCCCAAAAGGAAGGCAACCCTGCATGTAAAACAACTCCCCCTATTTTTATTGTGCCATTTGATGTTATttctgatgtggaacacatcatctGGCATGCTCCATGAAACGGAAATAACTATGGATGTGATGTCCGTAGTCCTgtcccagggagcatgccagaagaggcagggagattTCTGACTGTGCCATAAAAAGCTATAGGGGAAGAAACATTAACAAAGGTATGCAGAGGATACCACATTCCTGACAGAAAATAGTGAAGCTCTAAAATCGCTAATGATGAAGGTTGAAGCAGAAAGTGGTGAAACAGGATTACAGTTGAACATCAAGACGACAAACGTAATGCCTGTGGTAGCTGTAACACAACGACAAGATCGACAGTGAAGAAACTTAATATAACtttagaggaatgggaacaacTCTGGAGGAGAAACATCAAGATAACAGTCAATCGTTAAGGGAGGGatggttcaaaatgttttatagatggtatattactcctaAAGTGCTGGGTAAAATGTCACCAAATGTAGACAGCAGATGCTGAAGGTATAAAAAGACAGCAGGATCGTACTATCATATGTGGAGGTATGAAATTATTCAAAAAATTTGGGTGAAAGTACACCAGGTGATGCAAAAAATTATGAAATGTATGTTTTCAATGAATGCTAAATATATGTTATGTTTCTTTCCTCCCAACCTACCGAAGCAGCtacaagaaatattttatttatttatttatatttatataccgccctcccccgaagggaGGAAGAATATTCTTTTATGCAACAGCTGCTGCAAGACTAATTGTCCCTACCAGAGGAATGACTAGACAAACTGAATGCATCAGTATCAACAGCGAAACTGACGAGCATTTTAAATGAAGAGTCATCAGAAGAGTTTCAGCAACGCTGGGCATGTCTACCAAAGTGTTAAGATTCATAAAGAACAATGTGTTGCAACTTGAGGACGAGActggaaatggaaaaaaataataatgaaccGACCCCTACCTTTCCCCTTCTGTACCTGACATTCTGtgtcttttgctttgttttcgtcaataaaagaaaaaggaaactgaAATAGTGCTCTGCCTGGCTGTGCAGGATCAAACCCCACCGGCTTACACGTGACTAACTCCCAAGTAGCGCTGCTTTCCTTAAATCCCCGCCCTCCCCCAACCCCGCGGGATCAGCCTGAAGGGCCGCCAGCCCCGGTTGACAATTTCCCAGACCAGGCAGCCAAGTGCCGACATCGCCCTCCGTCCCTGGCGCCCCCGCCCATCGCAGCCCTTCCCAGGCAACACACACACGGCGCGGCTTACCCGCGTGATGAGGAAGCGGTCTCCGCACGGACACGGGTAGCTGTAGGTCTCGCTCTCCTCATCGTACTCGAAGTCCTCAATCTCCACCTCGTCGTGGAAAACGGACATGCCGGGTCT
This Paroedura picta isolate Pp20150507F chromosome 11, Ppicta_v3.0, whole genome shotgun sequence DNA region includes the following protein-coding sequences:
- the DPH3 gene encoding diphthamide biosynthesis protein 3; the protein is MSVFHDEVEIEDFEYDEESETYSYPCPCGDRFLITREDLENGEDVATCPSCSLIVKVIYDKDQFMCGEEVSAPTTNKELVKC